The DNA sequence AACTCTTCCGGATTATTATTTAGCTTTAACTGTTTCTCAATATATTTTAAACCTTCTCTGGAATTTAGCTTAAAGAGTGCTTTAGAAAGTATATACACCTCGTATTCACATTCCATGCATTCTCCTAAATTTTTTAATCTACTTTCCTGGTAATTAAGTTGTTCCTTAATAATTCCAATTCCTCTTTCGGATGAATTGAATGTAAGAGCTTCAATTACCTGCTTATTATTTCTTTCACGAATCCGTTTGGAAAGATAATCTACAGAGCTTTTTGTATTTAAAATAGCCAGTGCTATCAGAGCCTTTCCCTCTGTCTGGGAGGCAGGAGATTCGGAAAGAACCTTATAGAAAAATGATTCGTTCTTTACATCTTTAAACTCTCCAAGAGCTTCAATTGCAAGGGAACGTAAGGAATCATCTCTTTCTTTTTCTATGAAGCCTTTTAAATATACCTGTATTTTAGGAAATGGAAAAATAGCTAATAAACTCAGTGCTTTTTTCTTCAAATCTATACTTTTTCTTTTTTCAATATAAAAGATTATCTTCTTACTAAGAGCTTCCGTTTTATTTTTTAAAATAAAGGGAATATAATAACTTAATTCTGAGGAGTACATAACTTCAGATAAGCCTTTCCATACAGATTTACTCCGACTGTTAGCTATCATTCTGTGTAAGGATTTTCTAAGTTTTCTATCTTTTTCTGTTTTTAAAAAGGACAGATACTCTTTTGAATATTCAAAGGCAGAAAGTTTTCTAAGTGCAATGAGAATTTTTCTTTTGCTGGAAGGAGAACTGCTTGCTTTATAGGCAGATAAAAGAAAAGGTATGAGACTTTTGTCTGAACTACGACTGGCAAGTAAAGATACTGATCCTAATACCAAATCATCTTTAGATTTTAAGGCTTCTTTAATATATCCGATTGAAGCAGGAAGTGGTTTGATAGTAATAAATTCCAGGTTAAGGGCTGCCGTTCTTTTTAAATCTGCTTCATTTTCCTTTAAAACAAGTTGCAGTAATTCATCTATAAAAATATCTCTTACATATTTTAAACCTGTACTCAGCAGATCTTTTTTCTGCCGGGTAGAATAATGCTTCAATAAACCTGTTCTTACTTTATGTATGGGTTCCTGTATTCCTAATTCAGAAAATGTATTCAAAGCCATTGATATAAGGACTGAGGAACTAGAATGTTCTAATTCATCTTCAAATACCTTCTGTACACGATTCTTATACTTTTGAGAATCTATCCGCAAAAGAGATAAAATAGCCTCTCCCCGTAATTCCGCCTGTTTTTCAGATTCAAACTTTTTCTCCAAAAACTCTATTCCCCCGGTACCGGAAAAATATGCCAGTAATCGTAAGATAGCCATTTTATCTCTCATAGAGGAGAAAACCGAATAGTATTTCATTAACCTTTTTTCAATAGCCGGATCATAGACAGGCTTTACTTTCTTAAATTCTTTTTCAAAAAATGGAGCATCATAAGAGGGTCTGCGAAATTGAGAGTTTATAAGAATCTTTTTAAATAGTTCAACATAAGTAATTTGGTATTCACTTTTTATGTAAAACCCGGATATATCTTTTTTTAAATAAAATATATCCTTTCCGGTAAGAGCAACGACTTCACTCTTTTTATCTCCATTTGTATCCAGGAAAAAATAAGAAATCCCACAGTCTTCTCCATAAACTCTATCATTTAACTGCCCATTCGCCCATTCAAATATCATCAGGTTTCTATTGGAGACACCTTCTGTATCACCTATTACAAGAATTTCATCTTTTCCATCCCTGTCCAGATCCTGAATTTGCAAATAACCCGGAGAAAAAGACTCAGAATGGGTTTGCCTTCGAATCAGAAGTTCAGGCTGTTTGGTTAATAGGGTAAAAACGGCAATTTCTATGTTTCGAACACCCGTTCCCTCTTTCGATTCTATATAGTAAATCGCTTCTTTGGGTGCTTTACCGGTTAATTCTGCCTGATAACAGGCTTTCAAAGATTGTTTTTCCGAAAGAGAAAATGTTGTTTGAATTTTCTTCTGAATTGCTTCGGAGCATTTCACTCCCCTGGCACTTACCTTTTGCGTAAACAATAAAAAAAGAATGAATCCGATTACTGAAAATGTTAAGCCTCTGAACCTGACCTTATCCATAGAACAACAGTACAAAAAAAGCCCTGCTTTTTCAGTAATTTTTTTTTGAAGATGAGTTTTATTCAGAATATTATCTCAGGAAATTAAAATTGCTCTGAAATATTGAATGAGTATAGAGGATATAAAAATCTTTCAGGTATGGACCAGTTCTAGAAGTTCAGCTCCTTTTCCTTTTCTGAGAATTACCATTTCATCTCCAGTAAAATCCAATACCGTAGAGAATTCCGTATCAACAATCCCTCCATCAAAAACGGCTCTTACCTTTGATCCGTATATATCATCCAGTATTCCGACGTCTGTATACCCTTCGTCTCCTGTCACTACCGAGGTAGAAGTTAAAGGACGTCCATGAATTTTCAAAAGCTCCTGGATATAGATGTTATCCGGTATCCTCACTCCCAGGCTTTTACACTTGCGATTTGAAAGAGTAACGCGAGGAATGTTTTTATTGGCTCTGAAAATAAAAGTAAAGGGGCCCGGAGTCAAACGTTTCATAAACCGAAAGGCATCATTTGGCAAGTACTCAATAAAACCCGAAGCCATAGAAATATCCGAACAAAGAATGGACAAATGCTGAGTTTTATCGATTTTCTTAATATTAAAAATTTTTTCCACACCGGTATGAGAAAGAGAATCTGCTATTAAAGCATAGGCTGTATCGGTTGGGAAAATGTACACAGCTCCATCTTTCAGGTCTTCCGATATCTGTTTTAACTTGCGAATTTCCGGGTTAACCGGATGAAGATATTCTAACATATTTATTTCCTATCCAGAGTTTTCTTCGGATTACAAAATGAATGCCTCGAATCGTATTGCTTCATTAGTTTTCCGTAATCCAACACTCCTTCCTCTGTCAGAAATTCCTTATTTATATAATGCGTACTATCTTCATAATAATTCGAAATAGTATCACAGTCTCTGACTGACTGGTTAAACTTTTTATTTTTACGACAGGATAGTGCTGTTAGAAGCAGCACTATCATAATAGGCAAAAAATGCTTAAAACGGGAGATTTTCATTTGGATGGTTTAGGAGCTTTATCCCCTGCCGGAGGAGTCTTTGAATCGGCAGGATTAGCAGGATTTGTGTTTTCTTCAGCTTTTTTATCTGCAGAAGCAGAGTCTTTTGGCTGCTCCGAAGCCCCCAGATCACCATAACGAGCCTCAATACCGCGCTTAGCTGCTTCTCTTTCTTTTTTACGGATTTCTTCTCTTTCTTCATGTATGAGGTTACGGGCTTCATCATAAAGTTTTAGCTTATCAGCCGGTATATAGTCTTCTTCTATCAACAGGTTTTTTTGGACTCTTTCAGCGATTTTAAGGTTTTTATTTTTATCCTTATTAATGGCATATAATATGCGTATGAGTTGGTAATTTGCTCTTTTGTATTTCTCGTTTGCTTCTATAAAGTCTTCTTTTGAGACTTCAGAAGCAGCGGTCATAGAAAGATCGGTAGCTACGGAAAGATTTTTTTCCAGACTGGAAGTGAAAGCATCTCCCATATCCCTTTCGATTTTTAATTCAACTACCTGGGATGAAACTTCTTTATACAGGCTATCCTGAACTTCTTTATTCTTCTCAATTACTTTTTTAGCAGCTTCGTTTAGTTCCCCGTAATTCCCCTCAAAAGCCCTTCTGGATTCCAGATATTTTTTCTCCTGAAATAAAAGAGTAGCTTCAATATAGGATTTCATCAGGTTTTTATAATCCTCTTCCATTCCAAAATTCAGTAAGGAACTTTTGAGTTTTTTCAGAATAAGCAGGTTATTCTGCTTAAAATTGACCGATACAGAACGGGGATCTACCTGTACGGTTCCTGACTCGTATTTTAAAGGCTTTTTCTCCTTATTTTCCGGTTCTTTCGCTGCTCCGTCGGAATTTGAGGCCGGATTAGGTGCAATTACCCTGTTGTTTGCTTCGGGTTTTGTATTCTGAGCCAAAATAAAAGCCGGAAAAAGGAGTAAAAGTAGTAAAATCTTAAATTTCATAATGAATATCCCCGCATTTTGAGAAATTTATTGGATAAAATTCCATGTTTTTCTTTTGCTTATTATCGTCAACTTTTCTCTCTTTCTAAGTCACCGGTCAAAAAAAAATTGAATCGACAGGGTTTAGTGCAACTGCAAACCGTAAGAACTAAAAATCCCCCTTACTCTCTGAATCAGCTCATTTGTAGGAAGAGGAGTATCGGAAAGCCGGTATTTATAACCCAGTTCTTTCCATTTATATTCGCCTAATTTATGAAAAGGTAATACTTCAACCTTTTCTATATTCCTCATATCTGAAATGAACTCAGCAACACCCCTGACATTCTCTTCTGAATCGGTAAGTCCCGGAACCAGGACAAATCGCACCCAGGCAGGCTTGTTAATTTCCTGTAAATACTTTGCAAATCTCAAAGTTGGTTCAATAGGCCTGTAAGCCACTTTAAAAAAGACCTCCGGCAGAAACGATTTGATATCCAATAATACGAGATCTACAAAGGGTAATAATTCCTCTGCTACATGTAGGTTACAAAACCCGGAGGTATCTACTGCTGTATGAATATTCTGCTCTTTCAAACGTTTTAAAATTTCAAGGGTAAATTCATGCTGAAAAAGAGGTTCTCCCCCGGTAATCGTAACCCCTCCTCCCGAAAACTTCATATAAGCTTTATATTTTAAAGCTTCTTCCACTATTTGCTCTACAGTATATTCCTGTCCGTGCTTCAAATGCCAGGAATCAGGGTTATGGCAATAGAGACAGCGAAGGGCACAGCCCTGGACAAAGATTACAAAGCGTAAGCCCGGTCCATCGACTGTACCTCCGGATTCTAAGGAATGTATCAAACCTTTCATATACTATCAATAAAAGTTCGGTTGATAACATCCATCTGTTGTTCCCGGGTCAACTTAATAAAATTCACTGCATAACCGGAAACCCGGATCGTGAGCTGCGGATATTTTTCCGGATGCTCCATAGCTTCTTTCAAAGTTTCTATATCCAACACATTCACATTGATATGATGTCCCTCATTATAAAAGAAACCATCCAGCAGGGCTTTTAAATTATTACTCTTATCATCTTCTGTTCTACCCAGGGCCTTTGGAACAATCGAAAATGTATAAGAAATTCCATCTCTGGCGTGTTCATAAGGCAATTTGGCTACTGAACCCAAAACAGCAAGAGCTCCATTTGTATCTCTTCCGTGCATGGGGTTAGCACCCGGAGCAAAGGGTTCTCCTTTTTTCCTTCCATCCGGGGTATTCCCGGTTTTTTTCCCGTATACCACATTGGATGTAATCGTCAGAACCGATTGGGTCGGAACTGATGAGCGATAGGTTGCATTTCTTCTGAGCTTGTCCATAAACTTTTTCACAAGCATACTGGCTATACTATCTACTTTATCGTCATTATTACCAAATTTTGGAAAATCACCTTCGATAGCAAAGTCAACTGCTATGCCCGCATCATTGCGAATAACTTTCACCTTTGCATATTTAATAGCCGAAAGACTATCAGCTACTACCGAAAGACCGGCAATCCCGCAGGCCATAGTTCTTTCGACATCTTTATCGTGTAAGGCCATTTGTATACGTTCATAACAATATTTGTCGTGCATATAGTGTATCACGTTCAAGGTATTTATATAAAGATGTGACAACCAATCCAGGAACAAATCAAAACGTTCCATAACCTCCTCATACTCCAGATATTCCGAGGTTATAGGCGCAAAGGCAGGGCCGATTTGCTCCCCGGTAATTTCATCCCTTCCTCCATTAATCGCATACAATAAGGATTTTGCCAGGTTCGCTCTGGCTCCAAAGAATTGCATTTGCTTCCCGATAGCCATAGCGGAAACGCAACAGGCAATCCCGTAATCATCTCCATATTCCGGGCGCATAAGATCATCATTTTCATACTGAATAGAACTGGTACGAATAGAAACTTTTGTACAGAACTCTTTAAATTTATCCGGAAGTCTCACTGACCATAAGACAGTAATATTTGGTTCCGGTGCCGGTCCAAGATTTGTTAATGTATGTAAAAAGCGGAAACTAGTTTTGGTGATAAGTGAACGTCCGTCCTGACCGATTCCTCCTATTGCTTCTGTCACCCAGGTCGGGTCACCGGAAAAAAGCTCATTATATTCCGGAGGTCGTAAAAACCGAATCATCCTTAACTTCATCACAAAATGATCGAGTAACTCCTGAGCTCCTTTTTCATTCAGAATTCCTTTCTTAAAATCCCTCTCAATATAAATATCGAGAAAGGTAGAAACTCTTCCTAAAGACATGGCAGCTCCATCCTGCTCCTTGGTAGAAGCCAGATAAGCAAAATAGGTCCACTGTATGGCTTCCTGAGCATTACCTGCCGGACGACTGATGTCAAAGCCGTACATTTTCGCCATATTCTTTAAGGCCTCTAAAGCCCTAACCTGCTCGGCCAGTTCTTCTCTCATTCGAATTACGGGAGAAGTCAAATCTAAAAGCCTTGCAAGAGCCATTTGTTCTTTCTTTTTTGATTTTATTAAATGATCCGTTCCGTATAAAGCTACCCTGCGATAATCACCTATAATTCGACCGCGGCCGTAGGCATCCGGCAAACCTGTAATAATCCCGGAACCCCTCGCTGCTTTCATTTCCGGTGTATAGACATCAAAAACTCCATCGTTATGAGTTTTACGATAATTGAATATACTTTCCGTATCTTTATCTAAGGAGTAACCATAGGATTCAAGGGCTTTTTTTACCATCCGAAAGCCACCGAAAGGCATGATTCCTCTCTTTAAAGGCTTATCTGTTTGAAAACCTACAATCCTTTCTCTTTCTTTATCAATATAACCTGCGCCATGAGAATCGATTTCGGAAATTACTTTTGTTTCTGCGTCTAAAATCCCCTTATCTCTTTCGATTTTCATTAGATCCAGAACTTCTTTCCAGAGTATTTTTGTATTCTCTGTAGGTTCTTCTAAAAAGGAATCATCTCCTTCATAGGGTGTATAATTTTTTTGTATGAAATCCCTAACATTAATTTCTGTTACCCATTTTCCCTGCTCAAAACCCAGCCACTCCGGGTACTGCACTTTTTCCATTAAAACACTCCCCTTTTTTTTATAAAAAACTATAATATCCGAATATTTAGAAAAATAACATTCGTATAAAAGGAGTCAACCCTTAAACAGTTTTTTTTTAAAGAAACCGAATATCAACTCCGGGAGGAAATAAAGAGCTCATGGATTTCTGAGAAATTGCTTAAAAAAGTCATCTGTTAAAACACTATACACAATACATTTTTCTGTTTCATCATGGAAAATTTTTTTGTACTGCAAGAGAGATATAATTTCCTTTACATTACTAATCCCTCTTACTTCACGGACAATAGCTGCAATTCTATTTCCAT is a window from the Leptospiraceae bacterium genome containing:
- a CDS encoding HEAT repeat domain-containing protein; translated protein: MDKVRFRGLTFSVIGFILFLLFTQKVSARGVKCSEAIQKKIQTTFSLSEKQSLKACYQAELTGKAPKEAIYYIESKEGTGVRNIEIAVFTLLTKQPELLIRRQTHSESFSPGYLQIQDLDRDGKDEILVIGDTEGVSNRNLMIFEWANGQLNDRVYGEDCGISYFFLDTNGDKKSEVVALTGKDIFYLKKDISGFYIKSEYQITYVELFKKILINSQFRRPSYDAPFFEKEFKKVKPVYDPAIEKRLMKYYSVFSSMRDKMAILRLLAYFSGTGGIEFLEKKFESEKQAELRGEAILSLLRIDSQKYKNRVQKVFEDELEHSSSSVLISMALNTFSELGIQEPIHKVRTGLLKHYSTRQKKDLLSTGLKYVRDIFIDELLQLVLKENEADLKRTAALNLEFITIKPLPASIGYIKEALKSKDDLVLGSVSLLASRSSDKSLIPFLLSAYKASSSPSSKRKILIALRKLSAFEYSKEYLSFLKTEKDRKLRKSLHRMIANSRSKSVWKGLSEVMYSSELSYYIPFILKNKTEALSKKIIFYIEKRKSIDLKKKALSLLAIFPFPKIQVYLKGFIEKERDDSLRSLAIEALGEFKDVKNESFFYKVLSESPASQTEGKALIALAILNTKSSVDYLSKRIRERNNKQVIEALTFNSSERGIGIIKEQLNYQESRLKNLGECMECEYEVYILSKALFKLNSREGLKYIEKQLKLNNNPEELIRFLGKSKKRESLNLLKQFENHPSRSIRLEVMTAIQTIEKSS
- a CDS encoding threonylcarbamoyl-AMP synthase, yielding MLEYLHPVNPEIRKLKQISEDLKDGAVYIFPTDTAYALIADSLSHTGVEKIFNIKKIDKTQHLSILCSDISMASGFIEYLPNDAFRFMKRLTPGPFTFIFRANKNIPRVTLSNRKCKSLGVRIPDNIYIQELLKIHGRPLTSTSVVTGDEGYTDVGILDDIYGSKVRAVFDGGIVDTEFSTVLDFTGDEMVILRKGKGAELLELVHT
- the pflA gene encoding pyruvate formate lyase-activating protein → MKGLIHSLESGGTVDGPGLRFVIFVQGCALRCLYCHNPDSWHLKHGQEYTVEQIVEEALKYKAYMKFSGGGVTITGGEPLFQHEFTLEILKRLKEQNIHTAVDTSGFCNLHVAEELLPFVDLVLLDIKSFLPEVFFKVAYRPIEPTLRFAKYLQEINKPAWVRFVLVPGLTDSEENVRGVAEFISDMRNIEKVEVLPFHKLGEYKWKELGYKYRLSDTPLPTNELIQRVRGIFSSYGLQLH
- the pflB gene encoding formate C-acetyltransferase, which encodes MEKVQYPEWLGFEQGKWVTEINVRDFIQKNYTPYEGDDSFLEEPTENTKILWKEVLDLMKIERDKGILDAETKVISEIDSHGAGYIDKERERIVGFQTDKPLKRGIMPFGGFRMVKKALESYGYSLDKDTESIFNYRKTHNDGVFDVYTPEMKAARGSGIITGLPDAYGRGRIIGDYRRVALYGTDHLIKSKKKEQMALARLLDLTSPVIRMREELAEQVRALEALKNMAKMYGFDISRPAGNAQEAIQWTYFAYLASTKEQDGAAMSLGRVSTFLDIYIERDFKKGILNEKGAQELLDHFVMKLRMIRFLRPPEYNELFSGDPTWVTEAIGGIGQDGRSLITKTSFRFLHTLTNLGPAPEPNITVLWSVRLPDKFKEFCTKVSIRTSSIQYENDDLMRPEYGDDYGIACCVSAMAIGKQMQFFGARANLAKSLLYAINGGRDEITGEQIGPAFAPITSEYLEYEEVMERFDLFLDWLSHLYINTLNVIHYMHDKYCYERIQMALHDKDVERTMACGIAGLSVVADSLSAIKYAKVKVIRNDAGIAVDFAIEGDFPKFGNNDDKVDSIASMLVKKFMDKLRRNATYRSSVPTQSVLTITSNVVYGKKTGNTPDGRKKGEPFAPGANPMHGRDTNGALAVLGSVAKLPYEHARDGISYTFSIVPKALGRTEDDKSNNLKALLDGFFYNEGHHINVNVLDIETLKEAMEHPEKYPQLTIRVSGYAVNFIKLTREQQMDVINRTFIDSI